The proteins below are encoded in one region of Bacillus vallismortis:
- a CDS encoding YihY family inner membrane protein, with amino-acid sequence MNFLKELFSRYTLHEGPSKSAELAYFFLLSLFPFLIFMLTLTAYLPISTDDVLGVVKQYAPASAMSLVESITQQTLNNRNGGLLSFGIIAALWSASNGMNAIVRSLNHAYEVDENRSFIIVRLTSIFLTIAMVFTILVALLLPVFGRQIGVLASDFVGASDLFLSVWSAVRWGVSPLVLLIVFSALYIIAPNQKLSLRFVMPGALFAAVGWIVVSTLFSFYVSTFANYSATYGSIGGIIVLMIWFYLSGILIILGGEINALLHKRKKLPDENPYH; translated from the coding sequence ATGAATTTTTTGAAAGAGCTTTTCAGCAGATACACCCTGCATGAGGGGCCGAGCAAATCAGCGGAACTGGCGTATTTTTTTCTCTTGTCATTGTTTCCGTTTTTGATTTTTATGCTGACGCTCACCGCGTATCTTCCCATTTCTACCGATGATGTTCTGGGAGTTGTCAAACAATACGCGCCCGCCAGCGCGATGTCCCTCGTTGAATCCATTACCCAACAAACCTTAAACAACCGAAATGGCGGTTTGCTGTCATTCGGGATTATCGCGGCTTTGTGGTCAGCGTCTAATGGAATGAACGCCATCGTCCGATCGCTAAACCACGCGTATGAAGTGGATGAAAACCGCTCTTTTATCATCGTTCGTCTAACCTCAATTTTTTTGACGATTGCCATGGTATTTACGATTTTAGTGGCCTTGCTTCTGCCGGTATTCGGCCGGCAGATCGGGGTGCTTGCTTCAGACTTCGTCGGCGCGTCGGATCTGTTTTTATCCGTTTGGTCTGCAGTGCGCTGGGGGGTCAGCCCGCTTGTGCTGCTGATCGTTTTTTCCGCCCTGTATATTATCGCGCCGAACCAAAAACTATCCCTCCGTTTTGTCATGCCGGGCGCTTTGTTTGCGGCCGTTGGATGGATCGTTGTCAGCACCCTGTTTTCATTTTACGTCAGCACATTTGCGAACTATAGCGCCACATATGGAAGCATCGGGGGAATCATCGTTCTGATGATTTGGTTTTACTTGAGCGGCATTTTAATTATCCTTGGGGGAGAAATCAACGCTCTTTTACATAAACGTAAAAAGCTTCCTGATGAAAATCCCTACCATTAG
- a CDS encoding low molecular weight protein-tyrosine-phosphatase has protein sequence MISVLFVCLGNICRSPMAEAMFRDLAAKKGLEGKIKTDSAGIGGWHIGNPPHAGTQEILQREGISFEGMLARQVSEQDLDDFDYVIAMDAENIGSLRSMAGFKNTPHIKRLLDYVEGSDLADVPDPYYTGNFEEVCQLIKSGCDKLLAAIQKEKQL, from the coding sequence ATGATAAGCGTGTTATTTGTTTGTTTAGGAAACATTTGCCGGTCTCCGATGGCTGAAGCGATGTTTCGGGACTTGGCAGCCAAAAAAGGATTAGAGGGGAAAATCAAGACGGACTCAGCCGGTATCGGCGGCTGGCACATTGGCAATCCGCCGCATGCAGGAACACAGGAGATCTTGCAGAGAGAAGGAATCAGCTTTGAGGGCATGCTGGCGAGGCAAGTCAGCGAACAGGATCTGGACGATTTTGATTACGTGATTGCGATGGATGCAGAAAATATCGGGAGTCTCAGAAGCATGGCGGGTTTTAAGAACACGCCGCATATCAAAAGGCTCTTGGACTATGTTGAAGGTTCAGATCTGGCCGATGTTCCCGATCCTTACTACACAGGAAACTTTGAAGAGGTCTGTCAATTAATCAAATCGGGCTGTGACAAGCTGCTTGCAGCCATTCAAAAAGAAAAACAACTGTAA
- a CDS encoding DUF1128 domain-containing protein → MSSPNTETLTQMIEEISQKLNMLNVGVIKAEDFSDEKIEDLTYLHSMVMKKESFSPSEMQAIAQELASLRK, encoded by the coding sequence TTGTCCAGCCCAAATACAGAAACATTAACTCAAATGATTGAAGAGATTTCCCAAAAACTGAACATGCTGAATGTCGGCGTGATCAAAGCGGAGGATTTTAGCGATGAGAAGATCGAAGACCTCACGTACCTTCACAGCATGGTGATGAAAAAAGAATCATTCAGCCCTAGTGAAATGCAAGCGATTGCTCAAGAACTAGCCTCGCTTCGAAAGTAA
- a CDS encoding MFS transporter, whose translation MKTTSIKTASGMYINYFFLGMVNIILASNMSSLTKQWNTDPTGISYVIAAIGFGKLLTYGVSGVLSDKIGRKPLVVASAGIMSVFLVGIPLSPSYELAFVFALLAGAANSAMDAGTYPALTELFPGAPGSANVLVKAFMSVGAALLPLVITYLADHGMSYGVAFYLPAAVYALNIVYLSTLSFPKKQKKTTNSGQQEAPAFLSEPVFRKEGAALIMIGFTSTALFTVSQIWLPSYAQKAAGLAESASVQLLSYYSIGSLTSVLLLAVLLNRWVKPVLITLLYPVMTLCTLAVMLTVHVPIVLDITAFFLGFSTAGVFQISITLMTELFWKRKGTVTGIVATASSIASIVLPIATGLIAKAGGIAHIFMFDFCIAVLGTAAAAFLYYRYRKLTGAQADVKL comes from the coding sequence ATGAAAACGACATCTATCAAAACAGCCTCCGGAATGTATATCAACTACTTCTTTCTGGGAATGGTCAACATTATTCTCGCATCCAATATGTCCTCCTTAACAAAACAGTGGAATACCGACCCGACCGGCATCAGTTATGTCATTGCCGCTATCGGGTTCGGCAAGCTGCTGACCTATGGCGTTTCCGGCGTGTTATCAGATAAAATTGGCAGAAAGCCGCTTGTTGTCGCTTCTGCGGGAATCATGTCCGTCTTTTTAGTTGGTATTCCTTTATCACCTAGCTATGAACTTGCGTTTGTGTTCGCCTTATTAGCCGGAGCCGCAAACTCGGCAATGGATGCCGGCACCTATCCAGCCTTAACCGAACTTTTCCCGGGTGCTCCCGGATCGGCAAATGTCTTGGTCAAAGCCTTTATGTCTGTCGGGGCCGCACTTTTGCCGCTTGTGATCACATATTTAGCAGACCACGGCATGTCTTATGGAGTTGCTTTTTATCTCCCGGCAGCAGTCTATGCGCTGAATATCGTTTATTTATCAACACTTTCGTTTCCCAAGAAACAGAAAAAAACCACTAACAGCGGCCAACAGGAAGCTCCGGCTTTCTTGTCTGAACCCGTTTTTCGAAAAGAAGGCGCCGCATTGATCATGATCGGGTTTACATCAACGGCTTTATTTACGGTCTCTCAAATCTGGCTTCCGAGCTATGCTCAAAAAGCAGCTGGTTTGGCTGAATCAGCTTCCGTGCAATTGCTGAGCTATTACAGCATCGGATCTCTGACATCCGTTTTATTATTGGCCGTTCTGCTGAACAGATGGGTAAAGCCAGTCTTGATTACGCTCTTATATCCTGTGATGACTTTATGTACACTCGCAGTCATGCTGACGGTTCATGTGCCAATTGTGCTGGATATCACCGCTTTTTTCTTAGGCTTTTCAACCGCGGGTGTGTTTCAAATCTCCATTACATTAATGACAGAGCTTTTCTGGAAACGCAAAGGTACCGTTACCGGAATTGTAGCGACGGCTTCAAGCATCGCGTCGATTGTGTTGCCGATTGCCACCGGGCTTATCGCAAAAGCGGGAGGCATCGCCCATATCTTTATGTTCGACTTCTGCATTGCGGTCCTCGGAACAGCCGCAGCCGCCTTCTTGTATTATAGATACAGGAAACTGACGGGTGCTCAGGCTGATGTCAAACTGTAA
- the yfkM gene encoding general stress protein 18, producing MGKKIAVVLTDYFEDSEYTEPAKAFKDAGHELTVIENEKGKTVKGKQGNAEVTVDASIDDVNPSDFDALLIPGGFSPDQLRADDRFVQFTKAFMTDKKPVFAICHGPQLLINAKALDGRKATGYTSIRVDMENAGADVVDKEVVVCQDQLVTSRTPDDIPAFNRESLALLEK from the coding sequence ATGGGGAAAAAAATTGCAGTTGTTTTGACAGATTATTTTGAGGACAGCGAATACACTGAGCCTGCGAAAGCCTTTAAAGATGCGGGACATGAACTGACTGTTATCGAAAATGAAAAAGGCAAAACCGTAAAAGGCAAGCAGGGGAACGCGGAAGTGACGGTTGACGCGTCCATTGACGACGTAAACCCTTCAGACTTTGACGCGCTGTTGATTCCCGGAGGATTTTCACCAGATCAGCTTCGCGCTGACGACCGTTTCGTTCAGTTTACGAAAGCGTTTATGACTGACAAAAAGCCGGTATTCGCCATTTGCCACGGCCCGCAGCTTTTAATCAATGCGAAAGCGCTCGATGGCCGAAAAGCGACAGGCTATACGTCTATTCGTGTTGACATGGAAAACGCAGGTGCCGACGTTGTGGACAAGGAAGTGGTTGTTTGCCAAGATCAATTGGTCACAAGCCGCACACCGGATGATATTCCGGCGTTTAATCGTGAATCGTTGGCATTGCTTGAGAAATAA
- a CDS encoding multifunctional 2',3'-cyclic-nucleotide 2'-phosphodiesterase/3'-nucleotidase/5'-nucleotidase — MRIQKRRTYVGNILRILLPPIMILSLILPTPPIHAKESAAPQVHLSILATTDIHANMMDYDYYSDRETTDFGLARTAQLIQKHRQQNPNTLLVDNGDLIQGNPLGEYAVKYEKDDIISGAKTHPIISVMNALDYDAGTLGNHEFNYGLDFLDGTIKGAEFPIVNANVKTISGKNRYTPYVITDKTVTDENGHEQKVKVGYIGFVPPQIMTWDKKHLEGQVQVQDIVESANETIPKMKAEGADVIIALAHSGIEKQAQSPGAENAVFDLATKTKGIDAIISGHQHGLFPSAEYAGAAQFDVEKGTINGIPVVMPSSWGKYLGMIDLKLEKTDGSWKVADSKASIESIAGNVTSGNETVTNTIKQTHQNTLEYVRKPVGKTEADINSFFAQVKDDPSIQIVTDAQKWYAEKEMKGTEYKDLPILSAGAPFKAGGRNGANYYTNIPAGDLAIKNIGDLYLYDNTIQIVKLTGSEVKDWLEMSAGQFNQIDPSKGGDQALLNDNFRSYNFDVIDGVTYQVDVTKPAKYDENGKVINANSSRIINLSYEGKPISTNQEFLVVTNNYRASGGGGFPHLTSDKIVHGSAVENRQVLMDYILEQKTVNPKADNNWSIAPVSGTNLTFESSLLAKPFADKADDVAYVSEAANEGYGVYKLQFDDDSNPEPPKDGLWDLTVMHTNDTHAHLDDAARRMTKINEVRDETDRNILLDAGDVFSGDLYFTKWNGLADLKLMNMMGYDAMTFGNHEFDKGPAVLSDFLSGNSATVDPANRYHFEAPEFPVVSANVDVSNEPKLTSYVKKPQTFTAGEKKEPGIHPYILLDVDGEKVAVFGLTTEDTATTSSPGKSIVFHDAFETAQNTVKTIQEDEKVNKIIALTHLGHNRDLELAKKVKGIDLIIGGHTHTLVDKMEVVNNEEPTIVAQAKEYGQYLGRVDVVFDENGVVQTDKSNLSVLPIDEHTEENAEAKKELDQFKHELEDVKNEKVGYTDVELDGQREHVRTKETNLGNFIADGMLAKAKEAAGARIAITNGGGIRAGIDKGDITLGEVLNVMPFGNTLYVADLTGKQIKEALEQGLSNVENGGGAFPQVAGIQYTFTLNKEPGHRILDVKLELPNGDTVHLDSDKTYRVATNNFVGAGGDGYSVFTEASHGEDLGYVDYEIFTEQLKKLGNKVSPKIEGRIKEVFLPTKQKDGSWTLDEDKFAIYAQNTNTPFVYYETSEGSQEKPINLKVNEDQVKRLKERESDPSLTVFNYWYSMKLPMANLKTADTAIGIKSTGELDVSLADVYDFTVKQKGKELKSFKEPVQLSLRMFDIEEAHNPAIYHVDRKKKTFTKTEQGSVDDDIVTGYTTHFSEYTILNSGANNKPPAFPSDQPTGGDDGSNGGGSDKPGGKQPPDGSGGKDTPPGNEPTNGSGGNGSDGSGTDGPAGGLLPDTATSMYSFLLAGLLISALGTALYLHQRRKQNKANQA; from the coding sequence GTGAGAATACAGAAAAGACGAACGTACGTCGGCAACATTCTCCGTATTCTTTTGCCCCCTATTATGATACTTAGCCTAATCCTCCCAACACCACCCATTCATGCAAAAGAAAGCGCGGCCCCTCAAGTGCATCTGAGTATTTTGGCCACGACTGATATTCATGCCAACATGATGGATTACGATTACTACAGCGACAGAGAAACGACGGATTTCGGGCTGGCAAGAACGGCACAACTGATCCAAAAGCACCGCCAGCAAAACCCCAATACCCTGCTTGTGGATAACGGAGACTTGATTCAAGGGAATCCGCTTGGAGAATACGCGGTGAAGTATGAAAAAGACGACATTATCTCCGGCGCGAAAACCCATCCGATTATCAGTGTCATGAATGCGCTGGATTATGATGCCGGCACGCTGGGCAATCATGAATTCAACTACGGGCTCGACTTTCTCGACGGCACGATCAAAGGAGCCGAATTCCCGATTGTAAATGCAAACGTCAAAACAATAAGCGGGAAAAACCGTTATACGCCGTATGTCATTACAGATAAAACCGTCACTGACGAAAACGGCCATGAGCAGAAAGTAAAGGTCGGCTACATAGGCTTCGTTCCGCCGCAAATTATGACTTGGGACAAAAAGCATCTCGAAGGTCAGGTGCAAGTGCAGGATATCGTAGAATCCGCCAATGAAACGATCCCGAAAATGAAGGCGGAAGGCGCAGATGTCATTATCGCCCTCGCCCACAGCGGCATTGAAAAACAAGCCCAATCGCCAGGCGCGGAAAATGCCGTATTTGACCTAGCCACAAAAACAAAAGGCATTGACGCGATCATCTCTGGCCATCAGCACGGACTCTTCCCATCCGCCGAGTATGCGGGTGCTGCCCAATTCGATGTTGAAAAAGGCACGATCAACGGCATTCCAGTCGTCATGCCAAGCAGCTGGGGCAAATACTTGGGCATGATTGACCTTAAACTCGAAAAGACGGACGGCTCATGGAAGGTGGCAGATTCCAAGGCCAGTATTGAATCTATCGCAGGCAACGTCACATCCGGTAATGAAACCGTTACAAACACCATCAAACAAACGCATCAAAACACACTGGAGTATGTCAGAAAACCAGTCGGCAAAACAGAAGCCGATATTAACAGTTTCTTCGCGCAGGTGAAAGATGACCCTTCCATTCAGATTGTGACCGACGCGCAAAAATGGTACGCCGAAAAAGAAATGAAGGGTACCGAATACAAGGACCTCCCGATTTTGTCCGCTGGAGCGCCGTTTAAAGCGGGCGGCAGAAACGGAGCCAATTACTATACGAATATTCCGGCCGGAGATCTCGCCATTAAAAACATCGGTGACTTGTATCTTTACGATAATACCATTCAGATTGTCAAGCTAACTGGAAGCGAGGTCAAGGACTGGCTTGAGATGTCAGCAGGCCAATTCAATCAAATTGACCCGTCAAAAGGCGGCGATCAAGCCTTGCTGAATGACAATTTCCGATCCTATAATTTTGACGTGATTGACGGTGTCACTTATCAGGTCGATGTGACAAAACCGGCGAAATACGATGAGAACGGAAAAGTCATCAACGCGAATTCTTCCCGGATCATCAACCTTTCCTATGAAGGCAAGCCCATCAGCACGAATCAGGAATTTCTCGTCGTCACCAATAATTATCGTGCGTCCGGAGGCGGCGGTTTCCCTCACCTGACAAGCGATAAGATTGTCCACGGCTCCGCGGTTGAAAACAGGCAGGTGCTGATGGATTACATTCTTGAACAGAAAACAGTCAATCCAAAAGCGGACAACAACTGGTCAATCGCACCTGTTTCCGGCACGAATTTGACGTTTGAGTCCTCCCTTTTGGCCAAGCCATTTGCGGATAAAGCAGACGACGTCGCATATGTAAGTGAGGCTGCGAATGAGGGCTATGGTGTATACAAGCTGCAATTCGACGATGATTCAAATCCTGAGCCACCTAAGGACGGACTGTGGGATCTGACTGTCATGCACACAAATGATACGCATGCACACCTCGATGACGCGGCGAGACGAATGACGAAAATCAACGAGGTTCGAGACGAAACAGACCGTAACATTCTCCTTGATGCGGGAGATGTGTTTTCCGGCGACCTGTATTTCACAAAATGGAACGGTTTAGCCGATTTGAAATTGATGAACATGATGGGCTATGACGCCATGACCTTTGGAAACCATGAATTTGATAAAGGCCCGGCAGTGCTTTCTGATTTTCTCAGCGGAAACAGCGCAACAGTCGATCCAGCCAACCGTTATCACTTTGAAGCGCCTGAATTTCCAGTCGTCAGCGCAAACGTCGATGTGTCAAATGAACCTAAGCTGACTTCATATGTCAAAAAGCCGCAAACCTTTACAGCAGGTGAAAAGAAAGAGCCCGGCATCCACCCTTACATTCTGTTAGATGTTGACGGTGAGAAAGTCGCCGTATTCGGTCTGACAACGGAAGATACAGCCACCACCTCAAGCCCGGGCAAAAGCATCGTATTTCATGACGCGTTTGAAACAGCGCAAAACACAGTGAAAACGATTCAGGAAGATGAAAAAGTAAACAAAATCATCGCTTTAACCCATCTCGGGCATAACCGAGATCTTGAGCTGGCCAAGAAAGTAAAAGGCATTGACTTGATTATCGGCGGGCATACGCACACCCTCGTAGACAAAATGGAGGTTGTGAACAACGAAGAGCCGACGATCGTGGCGCAGGCAAAAGAATACGGCCAATACTTGGGACGTGTCGATGTCGTGTTTGATGAAAACGGCGTAGTGCAAACAGACAAATCAAATCTGAGCGTGCTGCCAATTGATGAACATACGGAAGAAAACGCAGAAGCAAAAAAAGAGCTTGATCAGTTCAAACATGAATTAGAGGACGTCAAAAATGAAAAAGTCGGCTATACGGATGTGGAGCTTGACGGCCAGCGTGAGCATGTGCGCACGAAGGAAACGAACCTCGGAAACTTCATTGCGGACGGCATGCTCGCAAAAGCGAAAGAAGCAGCAGGCGCCAGAATAGCGATCACAAATGGCGGCGGCATCAGAGCCGGCATTGACAAAGGCGATATTACACTCGGCGAGGTCCTGAACGTCATGCCGTTCGGCAACACGCTTTATGTGGCCGACTTAACCGGAAAACAAATTAAAGAAGCCCTTGAACAAGGCTTAAGCAATGTGGAAAACGGAGGCGGCGCCTTCCCTCAGGTGGCCGGAATCCAATATACGTTTACATTAAACAAGGAACCCGGACACCGAATTCTTGACGTCAAACTCGAATTACCTAACGGAGACACGGTTCATCTCGATTCCGATAAGACCTATCGCGTGGCAACGAATAACTTTGTCGGCGCCGGAGGAGACGGATACTCTGTCTTTACGGAAGCGTCCCATGGTGAAGACCTTGGTTACGTAGATTATGAGATTTTCACTGAACAGCTGAAAAAACTAGGAAACAAGGTCTCTCCTAAAATCGAAGGACGAATCAAAGAAGTATTCCTTCCGACAAAGCAGAAGGACGGCAGCTGGACACTTGATGAAGACAAATTCGCAATTTATGCCCAAAATACCAACACGCCGTTTGTCTACTATGAAACATCTGAAGGATCTCAGGAAAAGCCTATCAATCTTAAAGTAAATGAAGATCAGGTTAAACGTTTGAAAGAAAGAGAGTCAGATCCTTCATTGACAGTGTTCAACTACTGGTACAGCATGAAGCTGCCAATGGCGAACCTCAAAACCGCAGACACAGCAATCGGCATCAAGTCAACGGGAGAATTGGATGTTTCACTTGCAGATGTGTATGACTTTACAGTGAAGCAAAAAGGAAAAGAATTGAAATCATTCAAGGAGCCTGTACAGCTTTCGCTTCGCATGTTTGATATTGAAGAAGCTCATAACCCTGCTATTTACCATGTTGACCGGAAAAAGAAAACGTTCACTAAGACAGAACAGGGTTCAGTTGACGATGATATCGTGACAGGATATACAACCCATTTTAGTGAATACACGATCTTAAATTCCGGTGCGAACAATAAACCGCCGGCATTCCCGTCCGATCAGCCGACAGGCGGTGATGACGGGAGCAATGGCGGAGGCTCCGACAAACCAGGCGGAAAACAGCCGCCTGACGGGAGCGGAGGAAAAGATACACCTCCCGGCAATGAACCAACAAACGGATCGGGAGGAAACGGATCAGACGGATCGGGAACGGACGGCCCGGCTGGCGGCTTGCTTCCGGACACAGCCACTTCCATGTACTCGTTTCTCTTAGCCGGATTACTGATCAGCGCGCTCGGGACAGCATTGTACTTGCATCAGAGGAGAAAACAAAATAAAGCGAATCAAGCATAA
- a CDS encoding NAD(P)H-dependent oxidoreductase encodes MADVKKQILDAYHFRHATKEFDPNKKVSDSDFEFILETGRLSPSSLGLEPWKFVVVQNPEFREKLREYTWGAQKQLPTASHFVLILARTAKDIKYDADYIKRHLKEVKQMPQDVYEGYLSKTEEFQKHDLHLLESDRTLFDWASKQTYIALGNMMTAAAQIGVDSCPVEGFQYDHIHRILEEEGLLENGSFDISVMVAFGYRVRDPRPKTRSAVEDVVKWV; translated from the coding sequence ATGGCAGATGTAAAGAAACAAATTCTGGACGCATACCATTTCAGACATGCGACAAAGGAATTTGACCCGAATAAAAAAGTATCAGACAGCGATTTTGAATTTATTTTAGAAACAGGAAGACTGTCTCCGAGTTCACTCGGCCTTGAGCCTTGGAAATTCGTTGTCGTTCAAAATCCGGAATTTCGCGAGAAGCTTCGCGAATACACATGGGGCGCGCAAAAGCAGCTTCCAACCGCAAGCCATTTCGTTCTGATTCTTGCGCGTACAGCGAAGGATATCAAATACGATGCGGACTACATCAAACGTCATTTAAAAGAAGTAAAACAAATGCCTCAGGACGTTTACGAAGGCTATCTCAGCAAAACGGAAGAGTTCCAGAAACACGATCTGCATTTGCTTGAAAGTGACAGAACATTGTTTGACTGGGCTTCAAAACAAACATATATTGCGCTTGGCAACATGATGACTGCCGCTGCGCAAATCGGCGTTGATTCCTGCCCTGTGGAAGGTTTCCAGTATGATCACATTCACCGTATTCTTGAAGAAGAAGGCCTTCTGGAAAACGGAAGCTTCGACATCTCTGTGATGGTGGCGTTTGGCTACCGTGTGAGAGACCCTCGTCCGAAAACAAGATCTGCTGTTGAAGATGTTGTGAAATGGGTTTAA
- a CDS encoding spore germination protein produces MNKRDKALQLIKELENNQDRPISPDLKENLDNLTLLTESCSDIVIRQFDFGNGLCGFIVYIEGIVKSEHIQDHALRPFLRHLTDQIDEHEEELQNTLSISSVAAESSISKVAESIIEGNAVLFADGHSKCLILKIKGGQRRSIQEPITESTIRGSREGFTESLRVNTALVRFRVKTLQLKMLSFKIGTKTKTDIVLAYIDGLADPKVIDKVKKRIKNIKIDAVLESGYIEEFIEDDTYSPFPQLQYTERPDTVAAQLLEGRFAIFTDNTPFVLTGPITFWQLMQASEDYYERYLMSNLIRWLRYMFLFLALYLPAIYVAVITYHQDLMPTNLMFSVASAREPIPFPAIVEALIMEISFEALREAGVRLPKTIGQTVSILGALVIGTAAVEAGIVSAPIVIIVSLTGIASFTIPRFNLAISIRMLRFPFMFLASIFGVFGIMLGTILLVLHLCKLQSFGIPYLSGISPFKRDEVKDIFVRAPWWTMTRRPSTYSRENGQKGERREETRDEKDNI; encoded by the coding sequence ATGAATAAACGCGACAAAGCGCTTCAACTCATCAAGGAGCTTGAAAATAATCAAGATAGGCCGATCTCTCCAGATTTGAAGGAAAACCTTGATAATCTGACCTTATTAACAGAGAGCTGCTCAGACATCGTAATTAGGCAATTTGACTTCGGAAACGGGCTGTGCGGATTTATTGTTTATATTGAAGGAATTGTAAAGTCTGAACATATACAGGATCACGCCCTCCGTCCATTCTTGAGGCATCTGACAGATCAAATAGATGAACATGAGGAAGAGCTGCAAAACACACTATCGATATCGAGCGTTGCCGCAGAATCAAGTATAAGCAAAGTGGCTGAATCCATCATTGAGGGAAATGCGGTTTTGTTTGCAGATGGGCATTCAAAATGCCTGATCTTAAAAATCAAAGGCGGTCAAAGAAGAAGCATTCAAGAACCGATCACAGAATCAACCATTAGAGGATCAAGAGAGGGCTTCACTGAAAGCCTCAGGGTCAATACCGCTCTTGTACGCTTTCGCGTCAAAACGCTCCAGCTTAAAATGCTATCGTTTAAAATCGGCACGAAAACCAAAACTGACATTGTCTTGGCCTATATAGACGGGCTTGCCGATCCAAAGGTTATTGACAAAGTGAAAAAAAGAATTAAAAACATCAAGATTGATGCCGTATTAGAAAGCGGATATATTGAGGAGTTTATCGAGGATGACACGTACTCGCCTTTCCCTCAGCTGCAATACACGGAAAGACCCGATACCGTCGCCGCCCAGCTTCTCGAAGGCCGATTTGCCATTTTTACAGATAATACGCCTTTTGTTTTAACAGGCCCGATCACGTTTTGGCAGTTGATGCAGGCCAGTGAAGATTATTATGAGCGCTATTTGATGTCTAACTTAATCCGTTGGCTGCGTTATATGTTTTTATTCCTTGCTCTTTATTTGCCGGCTATTTATGTTGCCGTAATTACATACCATCAGGACTTAATGCCAACAAACTTAATGTTCAGTGTGGCATCTGCCCGTGAACCGATTCCTTTCCCCGCCATCGTAGAAGCTTTAATTATGGAAATTTCTTTTGAGGCTCTTCGAGAAGCGGGAGTGCGCCTGCCGAAAACCATCGGCCAGACCGTCAGCATTCTCGGGGCTCTGGTCATCGGGACAGCAGCCGTTGAAGCCGGAATAGTATCAGCTCCAATAGTGATCATCGTATCGTTAACAGGGATCGCATCTTTTACAATTCCACGATTTAATTTAGCCATTTCCATCAGGATGCTGCGATTCCCCTTTATGTTTCTGGCAAGTATTTTCGGGGTGTTCGGCATTATGCTTGGAACGATTCTCTTAGTGCTCCATTTATGCAAGCTGCAATCGTTCGGCATCCCTTATTTATCCGGGATTTCTCCGTTTAAACGAGATGAAGTAAAAGATATTTTTGTCCGGGCGCCTTGGTGGACGATGACAAGAAGACCTAGCACGTATTCTCGTGAAAACGGACAGAAAGGAGAAAGAAGAGAGGAAACACGAGATGAAAAAGACAATATATAA